The following nucleotide sequence is from Saccharomycodes ludwigii strain NBRC 1722 chromosome VII, whole genome shotgun sequence.
TTAGACCTTTTGATAtcatatttgtttttacaAATTTAAGAGATTTGAGTGCAGATATACACATAATAACAGATCTATATAGAAGTTGTTTGCAAATTAATATGGGCTAATAgatggtattattattttggaaaatactACTATGAAGAAACCTGAtctaattatatataaatatgcaACAAATGTattgaaaagttttaataGAATGGAAActtaacaaataaatgaatcttcaaattgttgttaattttaaGCTGGTTATGGAGaaactgaaaataatatgtTTACATGACTGATGGTAATCCtgtatattatattattgctGTTTAAAGTTCTGGCTATTCCAATTGTTTGATTATAATAGGTACTTATAAGGATGGAAGTCTGTTTTCTTACAAACATACAATGATTATAGATGATACATGTCAAGATATCCAACAAGTTATGTATATGGGATCTAAATAgagtttgtttatttttttagaatcgagtattttctaaatttttgtgaaaaagaaagaataagaatttaatatattttaagcATGTGCTTAACGGGGTTATCGCTTGTAAAAAATGACATTTACTTTGCCCTTTTTTAGGgtgtttgttattatttttataaataaacaagtgAATAAAAATCTATATCCAATTTAATCCAATAAatcttattttaaatattaagaaTAAGATTTTGGTACAGTATTATGATTCTAACGAACCGCAATGTATCaaacccttttttttttgctaagAGATTGATGAAAAAGGTTTGAATCTGCTaatagtttattttattcttatagccttataataatattcaaaCAAGTGTATCTTTACATATAAAAAGTGACTAAAAAACAACTAACTTTGTCAATATATTAAAGTATATCATGTATATTCTCTTATGCTCTGTTATTAACCTTTTTCAAATactttgaagaaaaaatattcattcTCCTTTGTATATTTAGGTTTTTCCTACAACATCAAAATATTATGCAAcacaattttatatttttttttctgcgcctaataaaaaaaaaaaacataagaaaaaaaattaccttaaacatttgaataataaactaGACATCTTTACAAACATgctaacaaaaaataatatccaGTAATAAGGCACACATACCTCTAAGGCATAGCTTATAAATTCAGAATACAAAGATTTATAATCCAcgttcttttattttttgaatactTCTACTCAACAGGGGAGGAAatgaacaaataaaaatgtaaaatgAAACGTATATAAAGGCCATGGATAATTATCATCAAGATATTTGCtttcctttccttttctttctaaAAACACAAAGATCAACAAACAAGAACAAACAAGAACAAAATGACCACTGATAAAATCACCTTTTTACTTAACTGGCAAACTGCTGCATACCACATTCCAATTTATTTGGCTCAAACCAAGGGATACTTCAAAGAGCAAGGCTTAGATATTGCTATTTTGGAACCAAGCAATCCATCCGATGTAACTGAATTAATTGGGTCTGGTAAAGTCGACATGGGTTTGAAAGCTATGATTCACACTTTGGCCGCTAAAGCTAGAGGGTTCCCTGTTACTTCTGTTGCCTCTTTGTTAGACGAACCATTCACTGGGTTATTGTACTTGAAAGGCAGCGGTATCACTGAAGATTTCCAATCTTTGAAGGGTAAAAAGATTGGTTATGTTGGTGAATTTGGTAAGATCCAATTGGACGAATTGACCAAGCATTATGGTATGACACCAAACGACTACACTGCTGTTAGATGTGGTATGAATGTTGCCAAATATATCATCGAGGGCAAGATTCATGCTGGTATTGGTATTGAATGTATTCAACAAGTGGAATTGGAAGAATACTGCAAAAAGCAGGGCAGACCAGTTACTGATGTTCAAATGTTGAGAATTGACAAGTTGGCTTGTTTGGGTTGTTGCTGTTTCTGTACTATTTTGTACATTTGTAATGATGAATTTTTGGCCAAGAATGGAGACAAAGTTAGAAAGTTTTTGATTGCCATTAAAAAGGCCACTGATGATGTTTTGAACCACCCAGAACAATCTTGGGCTACATATACAGATTTGAAGCCACAATTGAATACTGATTTGGCTTACAAACAATACCAAAGATGTTTTGCTTACTTTTCCAGTTCTTTGTACAATGTGCATCGTGATTGGAAAAAAGTTACTGGGTACGGTAAGAGATTGGAGATTTTGCCATTGGATTACAAGTCCAATTACACCAATGAATATTTGTCATGGCCAGAACCCAACGAAGTGGAAGACCCATTAGAAGCCCAAAGATTGATGGGTATTCACCAAGAAAAATGCAGAGAAGAGGGGTCTTTCAAGAGATTAGTTGTTCCATTGAAACATTGAAATATAGATTTATATACtggtatatataatattatgtACGTGTGTGTTAATGAACTGCCATTCTTAATAAGTATTGTGCAAGATTTTTAATGCGGTGAAATGATTTCTAGTGTATTCTTTTTTGCACTTCAAATCACttatctaaaaaaaatattaaaaaaaaaaagaaatttgttagtcttttgttttttatgattaaattagatttattacctctttttttatataaccTCGTTt
It contains:
- a CDS encoding NMT1/THI5 family protein (similar to Saccharomyces cerevisiae YDL244W | THI13 | THIamine metabolism), yielding MTTDKITFLLNWQTAAYHIPIYLAQTKGYFKEQGLDIAILEPSNPSDVTELIGSGKVDMGLKAMIHTLAAKARGFPVTSVASLLDEPFTGLLYLKGSGITEDFQSLKGKKIGYVGEFGKIQLDELTKHYGMTPNDYTAVRCGMNVAKYIIEGKIHAGIGIECIQQVELEEYCKKQGRPVTDVQMLRIDKLACLGCCCFCTILYICNDEFLAKNGDKVRKFLIAIKKATDDVLNHPEQSWATYTDLKPQLNTDLAYKQYQRCFAYFSSSLYNVHRDWKKVTGYGKRLEILPLDYKSNYTNEYLSWPEPNEVEDPLEAQRLMGIHQEKCREEGSFKRLVVPLKH